From Actinoplanes oblitus, a single genomic window includes:
- a CDS encoding 1-phosphofructokinase family hexose kinase yields MILTVTLNPSVDRALEVDALVRGEVLRAGDSHIDPGGKGVNVSRALLANGIRSTAVVPAGGAEGEQLVDLLKGEGVDLVAVPIVGRTRSNITLAEPDGTVTKINEAGPTLTAAEFAEVSDAVLASARFADWVVICGSLPPGPSVPAFAALCERLVAAGARLAVDSSGPALLAGVNAGAALVKPNREELAEAAGAELGTLGDVLDACARLRAAGAGAVLASLGADGAVLVEESGVLAGTSPVTVPRSTVGAGDALLAGFLAAGACGAAALTEGLAWGAAAVSLPGSRMPGPQDLDRSTVRLDPHPDPTRPLGRD; encoded by the coding sequence ATGATCCTCACCGTCACGCTCAACCCGAGCGTCGATCGCGCCCTGGAGGTCGACGCGCTGGTCCGCGGCGAGGTGCTGCGGGCCGGTGACTCGCATATCGACCCGGGCGGCAAGGGTGTCAACGTCTCCCGCGCGCTGCTCGCCAACGGGATCAGGTCGACAGCCGTGGTGCCGGCCGGCGGCGCCGAGGGGGAGCAGCTGGTCGACCTCCTCAAGGGGGAGGGCGTCGACCTGGTGGCCGTCCCGATCGTCGGGCGGACCCGCTCCAACATCACCCTGGCCGAGCCGGACGGCACGGTCACGAAGATCAACGAAGCCGGTCCGACGCTCACCGCCGCGGAGTTCGCCGAGGTCAGCGACGCGGTGCTGGCCTCCGCCAGGTTCGCCGACTGGGTGGTGATCTGCGGCAGCCTGCCACCCGGCCCGTCCGTCCCGGCCTTCGCCGCACTCTGCGAGCGGCTGGTCGCGGCCGGCGCCCGGCTCGCCGTCGACTCCAGCGGCCCGGCCCTGCTCGCCGGGGTCAACGCCGGCGCCGCCCTGGTCAAGCCGAACCGGGAGGAGCTGGCCGAGGCGGCCGGTGCCGAGCTGGGCACGCTCGGCGACGTCCTGGACGCCTGCGCCCGGCTGCGCGCGGCCGGCGCCGGGGCGGTGCTGGCCAGCCTCGGCGCGGACGGCGCGGTCCTGGTCGAGGAGTCCGGGGTGCTGGCCGGGACGTCACCGGTGACCGTCCCGCGCAGCACCGTCGGGGCCGGGGACGCGCTGCTGGCCGGGTTCCTGGCGGCGGGCGCGTGCGGCGCGGCCGCGCTCACCGAGGGACTCGCCTGGGGCGCGGCGGCGGTGAGCCTGCCGGGCAGCCGCATGCCGGGACCCCAGGACCTCGACCGTTCGACGGTACGCCTCGACCCCCACCCCGACCCCACCCGTCCCCTCGGGCGCGACTGA
- a CDS encoding DeoR/GlpR family DNA-binding transcription regulator — MYAEERQQEIVRRARAEGRVDVVTLADSFTVTAETIRRDLTVLERAGVLRRVHGGAIPVERLGFEPALATRDAVLIGEKERIAKAALAEVPQDGAVILDAGTTTARLAHLLPADRELTVVVNSPVLAATLGLKPNLTVLLLGGRVRGKTLATVDDWALRPLSEMYVDVAFMGTNGCTVERGMTTPDPAEAAVKRAMIAAARRVVLLADHTKIGNDYLARFGGLAELDLLITDNGLDHELAAEVEATGVRMVRA, encoded by the coding sequence ATGTACGCGGAGGAACGGCAGCAGGAGATCGTCCGGCGCGCCCGTGCGGAGGGCCGGGTGGACGTGGTCACGCTGGCGGACAGCTTCACCGTCACCGCCGAGACGATCCGGCGCGACCTCACGGTGCTGGAGCGGGCCGGTGTGCTGCGCCGGGTGCACGGTGGAGCGATCCCGGTCGAGCGGCTCGGCTTCGAGCCTGCCCTGGCCACCCGCGACGCCGTGCTGATCGGCGAGAAGGAACGGATCGCCAAGGCCGCCCTGGCCGAGGTCCCGCAGGACGGTGCGGTGATCCTGGACGCCGGGACGACCACCGCCCGGCTGGCCCACCTGCTGCCCGCCGACCGCGAACTCACCGTCGTGGTCAACTCGCCGGTGCTGGCCGCGACGCTGGGCCTCAAGCCGAACCTGACGGTGTTGCTGCTCGGTGGGCGGGTGCGCGGCAAGACCCTGGCCACGGTGGACGACTGGGCGCTGCGGCCGCTGTCCGAGATGTACGTCGACGTGGCCTTCATGGGCACCAACGGCTGCACCGTCGAGCGCGGCATGACCACCCCCGACCCGGCCGAGGCGGCGGTCAAGCGGGCGATGATCGCCGCCGCCCGCCGGGTGGTGCTGCTCGCCGACCACACCAAGATCGGCAACGACTACCTGGCCCGGTTCGGTGGCCTCGCCGAGCTGGACCTGCTGATCACCGACAACGGGCTCGACCACGAGCTGGCCGCCGAGGTCGAGGCCACCGGGGTGCGGATGGTCCGGGCATGA
- a CDS encoding LysR family transcriptional regulator: MNLDLNLLFALDALLEEGSVGGAARRLHLSEPATSRALGRIRAVIGDPVLVRSGRRMVLTPRAQELRTEVHALVERARAVFTPPDPPDPATLRRVFTVLADDVATALGPELLARVRAEAPGVTLRFLGEDPAADGGLQLRDGQADLDIGVVPDAPPEIVVEPLFTDRMAAIVRAGHPLTAGELTPERYAAAVHVSASRRGKLTGPIDEALAGLGLTRQVALAVPTFGAALVVVARTDLVGLMPERLGSRAVEALGLVALRPPVPLPPKEIAMAWHQRYDADGAHRWLRDRVRETVAELAGRTAGAPDPAGEAKANTVGH, from the coding sequence ATGAACCTGGACCTGAACCTCCTGTTCGCCCTGGACGCGCTGCTGGAGGAGGGCAGCGTCGGTGGCGCGGCCCGCCGGCTGCACCTGTCCGAGCCGGCCACCAGCCGCGCGCTGGGCCGGATCCGGGCGGTGATCGGCGATCCGGTGCTGGTCCGGTCCGGGCGGCGGATGGTGCTCACCCCGCGTGCCCAGGAGCTGCGCACCGAGGTGCACGCGCTGGTCGAGCGCGCCCGCGCGGTCTTCACCCCGCCCGACCCGCCCGACCCGGCCACCCTGCGGCGGGTCTTCACCGTGCTCGCCGACGACGTGGCGACGGCGCTCGGCCCGGAGCTGCTGGCCCGGGTGCGGGCCGAGGCGCCCGGCGTCACGCTGCGCTTCCTCGGTGAGGATCCGGCGGCGGACGGCGGCCTGCAGTTGCGTGACGGCCAGGCCGACCTGGACATCGGCGTGGTGCCCGACGCGCCGCCGGAGATCGTGGTGGAGCCACTGTTCACCGACCGGATGGCGGCGATCGTCCGGGCCGGCCACCCGTTGACCGCCGGGGAGCTCACCCCGGAGCGCTATGCGGCGGCCGTGCACGTGAGCGCGTCCCGGCGGGGCAAGCTCACCGGCCCGATCGACGAGGCGCTCGCCGGGCTGGGGCTGACCCGGCAGGTCGCCCTCGCGGTGCCGACCTTCGGTGCGGCCCTGGTGGTGGTCGCCCGGACCGATCTCGTGGGGTTGATGCCGGAGCGGCTCGGCAGCCGGGCGGTCGAGGCCCTGGGCCTGGTCGCGCTGCGTCCGCCCGTCCCGCTGCCGCCCAAGGAGATCGCCATGGCCTGGCATCAGCGCTACGACGCCGACGGCGCGCACCGCTGGCTCCGCGATCGGGTCCGCGAGACGGTGGCCGAGCTGGCCGGGCGTACCGCGGGTGCCCCGGATCCCGCGGGCGAGGCGAAAGCCAACACAGTCGGGCATTGA
- a CDS encoding MFS transporter, translating to MKRENSTLALMCLTVLTLQALVAGINLAIPRLAASGLHPGPGDLVWIVDAYVLAFAGLLIPAGALGDRLGRKGVLIAGLALFGVANLLSALAPDVTVLQAGRALGGAAAALAQPATLALLLHATRPERRPQAIALWTACMGLGGMAGNLVAGAVLQWFDWPALFLTFVPVALLLVAGVAVYVPRAPRHDAPVDPIGTALLTGGLFALLHGIIEGPERGWTDTVVLTSFAAGLVVLAAFTGHALRSRRPLLDPRVFRIASVRAGALGVGATFFALFGLFYVNAQFLQNVKGYSTLLTGVAIGPLAIGMGVISRRAVPLAQRFGPRPVIATGLATIVLGLLLLSTVRAGTPYPIYAIYLLLMATGMGLCAPALTGGILAGLPASSAGLGSGLNSAAREVGAALGVALIGTVLTEHHALRSPTDFLAGLSVGYRVLAAVLAAAAVLVVATWPTTSRDCEPVAA from the coding sequence ATGAAACGCGAGAACTCCACGCTGGCCCTCATGTGCCTGACCGTGCTGACCCTGCAGGCGCTGGTCGCGGGCATCAACCTGGCCATCCCGCGGCTCGCCGCGAGCGGTCTGCACCCGGGCCCCGGCGACCTGGTCTGGATCGTCGACGCCTACGTGCTGGCCTTCGCCGGCCTGCTCATCCCGGCCGGGGCGCTCGGCGACCGGCTCGGCCGCAAGGGTGTGCTGATCGCCGGGCTGGCGCTGTTCGGGGTGGCCAACCTGCTCAGCGCCCTGGCCCCGGACGTCACGGTGCTCCAGGCCGGCCGCGCGCTCGGCGGCGCCGCCGCCGCGCTGGCCCAGCCGGCCACCCTGGCCCTGCTGCTGCACGCCACCCGGCCGGAGCGCCGCCCGCAGGCGATCGCCCTGTGGACCGCCTGCATGGGCCTCGGCGGCATGGCCGGCAACCTGGTCGCCGGCGCGGTGCTGCAGTGGTTCGACTGGCCGGCGCTGTTCCTGACCTTCGTCCCGGTGGCGCTGCTGCTGGTGGCCGGCGTCGCGGTGTACGTGCCCCGCGCGCCCCGCCACGACGCCCCGGTCGACCCGATCGGCACGGCGCTGCTCACCGGCGGCCTGTTCGCCCTGCTGCACGGCATCATCGAGGGCCCGGAACGGGGCTGGACCGACACCGTGGTGCTGACCTCGTTCGCCGCCGGGCTGGTCGTGCTCGCCGCCTTCACCGGGCACGCGCTGCGCTCCCGCAGGCCGCTGCTCGACCCGCGGGTCTTCCGGATCGCTTCGGTACGGGCCGGCGCGCTCGGTGTCGGCGCGACGTTCTTCGCGCTGTTCGGGCTCTTCTACGTCAACGCGCAGTTCCTGCAGAACGTGAAGGGCTACTCGACGCTGCTCACCGGCGTGGCGATCGGCCCGCTGGCGATCGGGATGGGCGTCATCTCGCGGCGGGCGGTGCCGCTGGCCCAGCGCTTCGGTCCCCGCCCGGTCATCGCGACCGGCCTGGCCACGATCGTGCTGGGCCTGCTCCTGCTGTCGACGGTGCGGGCCGGCACCCCGTACCCGATCTACGCGATCTACCTGCTCCTGATGGCTACCGGGATGGGCCTGTGCGCACCGGCCCTGACCGGCGGCATCCTGGCCGGGCTGCCGGCCAGCAGCGCCGGCCTCGGCTCCGGGCTGAACTCGGCGGCCCGCGAGGTGGGCGCCGCGCTCGGCGTCGCGCTGATCGGCACGGTGCTCACCGAGCACCACGCGCTGCGCTCCCCCACCGACTTCCTGGCCGGCCTGAGCGTCGGGTACCGGGTGCTGGCCGCGGTGCTCGCCGCCGCCGCGGTGCTCGTGGTCGCCACCTGGCCGACCACGTCCCGCGACTGCGAGCCGGTGGCCGCGTGA
- a CDS encoding adenylate kinase family protein translates to MRKYVIMGVQGSGKGTQGQLLARDLDLVHISVGDIFRWNVRNHTKMGAQVRRTMAAGELIGDDVVEAVVRDRLDQHDWNFGFVIDGFPRNGRQAEFFMESYDLDAVIHLELPDDEVRRRVLSRRLCPNCGMDYNLIADRPEQEGRCDICGHELVTRADDTPEALEARLRDYHEKTRPVLELFQRKEVVHDVDGRPPVDEVQNAIRKTLGLPAYIPADDH, encoded by the coding sequence ATGCGGAAGTACGTGATCATGGGGGTGCAGGGCAGCGGCAAGGGCACCCAGGGCCAGCTGCTGGCTCGCGACCTGGACCTGGTGCACATCAGCGTCGGCGACATCTTCCGATGGAACGTGCGCAACCACACCAAGATGGGCGCCCAGGTCCGCCGCACCATGGCGGCCGGCGAGCTGATCGGCGACGACGTCGTCGAGGCGGTCGTCCGGGACCGTCTCGACCAGCACGACTGGAATTTCGGCTTCGTCATCGACGGCTTCCCGCGCAACGGCCGCCAGGCCGAGTTCTTCATGGAGTCCTACGACCTCGACGCGGTGATCCACCTGGAACTGCCCGACGACGAGGTGCGCCGCCGGGTGCTCAGCCGCCGCCTCTGCCCGAACTGCGGGATGGACTACAACCTGATCGCGGACCGCCCCGAGCAGGAGGGCCGCTGCGACATCTGCGGCCACGAGCTGGTCACCCGGGCCGACGACACCCCGGAGGCCCTGGAGGCCCGCCTGCGCGACTACCACGAGAAGACCCGCCCGGTCCTGGAGCTCTTCCAGCGCAAGGAGGTCGTCCACGACGTCGACGGCCGCCCGCCGGTCGACGAAGTCCAGAACGCCATCCGCAAAACCCTCGGCCTGCCTGCCTACATTCCGGCCGACGACCACTGA
- a CDS encoding type II toxin-antitoxin system PemK/MazF family toxin, translating into MPERQPRGPGKPPAARPGGSPRPQPPASRPPRHVPTEQHSTRTIAYSPNLDGDADPGEIVWTWVPYEDDPGQGKDRPVLVVGRTGGTLLGLMLSSQSERDGQRNWLALGVGEWDRTQRPSWVRLDRVLEVAEDGIRREGAILDRTRFTRVAAALQRDYGWA; encoded by the coding sequence GTGCCGGAACGGCAGCCGCGCGGACCGGGAAAGCCGCCGGCCGCCCGCCCGGGCGGGTCGCCGAGGCCGCAACCGCCCGCTTCCCGCCCGCCCCGCCACGTACCCACCGAGCAGCACAGCACCCGCACCATCGCCTACTCCCCGAACCTCGACGGCGACGCCGACCCCGGCGAGATCGTCTGGACCTGGGTCCCCTACGAGGACGACCCCGGTCAGGGGAAGGACCGCCCGGTCCTGGTCGTCGGCCGGACCGGCGGGACCCTGCTCGGCCTGATGCTGTCCAGCCAGAGCGAGCGCGACGGCCAGCGCAACTGGCTCGCCCTCGGCGTCGGCGAGTGGGACCGCACCCAGCGCCCCAGCTGGGTCCGCCTGGACCGGGTCCTGGAGGTGGCGGAGGACGGCATCCGCCGGGAGGGCGCCATCCTGGACCGCACCCGGTTCACCCGGGTGGCGGCCGCGCTCCAGCGGGATTACGGCTGGGCATAA
- the speB gene encoding agmatinase, with protein sequence MTRYGPMFGPDYTFLGVPDCDWREPETYADADVVIIGAPFDGGTSHRPGARFGPQVIRGTDYLAHDGSRPHMAMRVDALGPDLTVKDAGDLEVFSGEIERSCRTIEEGVGFIARNGAIPLVLGGDHTVTWPDVTGVASAYGKGRISVIHFDAHADTGDIEFGSLYGHGQPMRRLIESGAVRGDRFLQLGLRGYWPGPEILDWMADQRMNSFHMSEIVERGLDAVLDSAFEIAMDGCDGVFLSVDIDVCDPGHAPGTGTPEPGGFTARQLLDSVSRICHELPVVGMDIVEVSPPFDHAEITAMLGNRVVLEALSGMARRRKDGDGPRWKRSTPLLEGRGTTQQPG encoded by the coding sequence ATGACGCGCTATGGACCGATGTTCGGGCCGGACTACACATTCCTCGGGGTCCCCGACTGCGACTGGCGGGAGCCCGAGACGTACGCCGACGCCGACGTGGTGATCATCGGCGCCCCCTTCGACGGCGGCACCTCGCACCGGCCCGGCGCGCGCTTCGGCCCGCAGGTCATCCGCGGCACCGACTACCTGGCGCACGACGGCTCCCGGCCGCACATGGCGATGCGGGTCGACGCGCTCGGCCCCGACCTGACCGTCAAGGACGCCGGCGACCTGGAGGTGTTCAGCGGCGAGATCGAGCGCAGCTGCCGGACCATCGAGGAGGGTGTCGGCTTCATCGCCCGCAACGGCGCGATTCCCCTGGTGCTGGGCGGCGACCACACGGTGACCTGGCCGGACGTGACCGGCGTGGCCAGCGCGTACGGTAAGGGCCGGATCTCGGTGATCCACTTCGACGCGCACGCGGACACCGGGGACATCGAGTTCGGCTCGCTCTACGGCCACGGCCAGCCGATGCGCCGGTTGATCGAGTCGGGCGCCGTCCGCGGCGACCGGTTCCTGCAGCTGGGCCTGCGCGGCTACTGGCCGGGCCCGGAGATCCTGGACTGGATGGCCGACCAGCGGATGAACTCGTTCCACATGAGCGAGATCGTCGAGCGCGGGCTGGACGCGGTGCTGGACAGCGCGTTCGAGATCGCCATGGACGGCTGCGACGGCGTCTTCCTCTCGGTCGACATCGACGTCTGCGACCCGGGGCACGCGCCCGGCACCGGCACCCCGGAGCCGGGTGGCTTCACCGCCCGGCAGCTGCTCGACAGCGTCTCCCGGATCTGCCACGAACTGCCGGTGGTCGGGATGGACATCGTCGAGGTGTCGCCGCCGTTCGACCACGCGGAGATCACCGCGATGCTGGGCAACCGGGTGGTCCTGGAGGCGCTCTCCGGGATGGCCCGGCGGCGCAAGGACGGCGACGGGCCGCGCTGGAAGCGTTCGACGCCGCTGCTAGAGGGCCGGGGTACGACCCAGCAGCCGGGCTAA
- a CDS encoding TetR/AcrR family transcriptional regulator encodes MRRSAAKRVEVLAAAGEVVAARGADATRFSDVTAATGVGVSTLQYYFGTREDMLIAVFRHAAEREFELVGELLRPLTDPWERLLAIAGHLGNDTTWRLWVESWRWASRDAEVRADVLNDYTRWRELIAANLTADDPMRVAQQVLALIDGLALPVVLGDPAIDRAAARDLLEDALARLLGRTPAL; translated from the coding sequence GTGAGGCGGTCGGCGGCTAAGCGCGTAGAGGTCCTGGCGGCGGCCGGTGAGGTGGTCGCGGCCCGTGGTGCGGACGCCACCCGGTTCAGCGACGTGACGGCGGCGACCGGCGTCGGCGTCTCCACGCTGCAGTACTACTTCGGTACCCGCGAGGACATGCTGATCGCGGTCTTCCGGCACGCCGCCGAGCGCGAGTTCGAGCTGGTCGGCGAGCTGCTCCGGCCGCTGACCGACCCGTGGGAGCGGCTCCTGGCGATCGCCGGCCACCTGGGCAACGACACCACCTGGCGCCTCTGGGTGGAGAGCTGGCGCTGGGCGTCGCGCGACGCCGAGGTGCGGGCCGACGTGCTCAACGACTACACCCGCTGGCGCGAGCTGATCGCCGCCAACCTCACGGCCGACGACCCGATGCGCGTCGCCCAGCAGGTGCTCGCCCTGATCGACGGGCTGGCGCTGCCCGTCGTGCTCGGCGACCCGGCGATCGACCGGGCCGCCGCCCGCGACCTGCTGGAGGACGCGTTAGCCCGGCTGCTGGGTCGTACCCCGGCCCTCTAG
- a CDS encoding CAP domain-containing protein — protein MSLSAAARLRYTLVAGSTAVVIGAGFISAGILSGSSDTPVPQSADAPLAAAATPSGGAADPLPAGDLAPSSAAPSPTAGKKSSPTPRATVSKKTVTTPPTRKTSSKRTTAAVPEGTTVPVTSDDILDQVLAHINAARAGAGLPALTLDAQLSKASALHNQLMIDGCGLSHQCSGEGDIGKRFSAQGVSWSSAGENIGYGSSGSSATAKVKAANGLTDSMLAEVPPNDGHRRNLLSKSFTRIGLSVVRDSKGITWMTQDFVG, from the coding sequence GTGTCGCTCTCCGCTGCCGCCCGTCTCCGATACACCCTGGTGGCGGGCTCGACAGCCGTGGTCATCGGTGCGGGTTTCATCTCCGCCGGCATCCTGAGCGGCTCCTCGGACACGCCGGTGCCGCAGTCGGCGGACGCCCCGCTTGCCGCGGCCGCGACCCCGAGCGGCGGTGCCGCCGATCCGCTGCCGGCCGGCGACCTCGCGCCCAGCTCGGCCGCCCCGTCGCCCACCGCCGGCAAGAAGTCCTCGCCCACGCCGCGCGCCACGGTCAGCAAGAAGACCGTGACCACTCCGCCGACCCGCAAGACGTCGTCGAAGCGGACCACCGCGGCGGTGCCGGAGGGCACCACCGTCCCGGTCACCTCGGACGACATCCTCGATCAGGTGCTGGCCCACATCAACGCGGCCCGGGCCGGCGCCGGCCTGCCCGCGCTCACCCTGGACGCCCAGCTCTCCAAGGCGTCCGCGCTGCACAACCAGCTGATGATCGACGGCTGCGGACTCTCCCACCAGTGCTCCGGCGAGGGCGACATCGGCAAGCGGTTCAGCGCCCAGGGCGTCTCCTGGAGCAGTGCCGGCGAGAACATCGGCTACGGCTCCAGCGGCAGCAGCGCGACCGCCAAGGTGAAGGCGGCCAACGGCCTGACCGACTCGATGCTGGCCGAGGTCCCGCCGAACGACGGGCACCGCAGGAACCTGCTCAGCAAGAGCTTCACCCGGATCGGGCTGAGCGTGGTGCGCGACAGCAAGGGCATCACCTGGATGACCCAGGACTTCGTCGGGTGA
- a CDS encoding DUF397 domain-containing protein gives MADLTGAVWHKSSRSGGNGGDCVEVATNLPGIVALRDTKDPGGATLVFTRAEWSAFLDGVRSGEFDLENR, from the coding sequence ATGGCTGACCTGACCGGTGCCGTCTGGCACAAGAGCAGCCGGAGCGGTGGCAACGGGGGCGACTGCGTCGAGGTGGCCACCAACCTTCCGGGCATCGTGGCGCTGCGGGACACCAAGGACCCCGGGGGCGCCACGCTGGTCTTCACCCGGGCGGAGTGGAGCGCATTCCTGGACGGCGTACGCTCCGGCGAATTTGATCTTGAAAACCGATGA
- a CDS encoding helix-turn-helix domain-containing protein — translation MSETGSTVPRRQVGRLLRQLREQAGISLMAAAQELEFSRARMYRIENGEVPVRKHDVIAMCGVYGAPGHMTEVLIGLAQESKAKGWWHAYGDVVPAWFELYVGMEQAASRLRQFAPSVIPGLLQSREYAEFVFGRWHGEDPAAVENAVAVRLERQSLLRRARPRPPRLEVIIDEGVLRRSIPDTLGMQKQLAHLVNVSTRPDISVRVIPFGVGPHQAASSGQFTILEFAAVGTASPEPTTIYCENLTGALYLDKLAEVATYETIWAALDAVALSQSDSDDLIGKIIKESDG, via the coding sequence ATGTCCGAGACCGGATCGACGGTACCGAGACGGCAGGTCGGGCGGCTGCTGCGGCAGTTGCGCGAGCAGGCCGGGATCTCGCTGATGGCGGCGGCGCAGGAGCTGGAGTTCTCCCGCGCCCGGATGTACCGGATCGAGAACGGTGAGGTGCCGGTCCGCAAGCACGACGTGATCGCCATGTGCGGGGTGTACGGCGCGCCCGGCCACATGACCGAGGTGCTGATCGGGCTGGCGCAGGAGTCCAAGGCGAAGGGGTGGTGGCACGCGTACGGTGACGTCGTCCCCGCCTGGTTCGAGCTCTACGTCGGGATGGAGCAGGCCGCGTCCCGGCTGCGCCAGTTCGCGCCGAGCGTGATCCCCGGCCTGTTGCAGAGCCGGGAGTACGCGGAGTTCGTCTTCGGCCGGTGGCACGGCGAGGACCCGGCCGCCGTGGAGAACGCGGTGGCCGTCCGGCTGGAGCGGCAGTCCCTGCTGCGCCGGGCCCGGCCCCGGCCGCCGCGACTGGAGGTGATCATCGACGAGGGCGTACTGCGCCGGTCCATCCCGGACACCCTGGGCATGCAGAAGCAGCTCGCCCACCTGGTGAACGTCTCCACCCGGCCGGACATCAGTGTCCGGGTGATCCCGTTCGGGGTCGGTCCGCATCAGGCCGCCAGCTCCGGGCAGTTCACCATCCTGGAGTTCGCCGCCGTCGGGACGGCCTCGCCGGAGCCCACCACCATCTACTGCGAGAATCTCACCGGCGCCCTCTACCTCGATAAACTCGCCGAAGTCGCGACGTACGAGACGATCTGGGCGGCCCTGGACGCTGTCGCGCTGAGCCAGTCCGATTCCGATGACCTCATCGGCAAGATCATCAAGGAGAGCGATGGCTGA